The sequence CGACGGCACAGTGACCGTCGATGAGCTGGTGCAAGCGGTCAACTACGCTCTCGGGAGCTGCCCCGCGCCGCCGGCAACCGTCACCCCAACGGTGTCCGGAAGCGTGCCGCCGACGCCGACGGTGACCGGAACTGGTGCGCCCTCACCAACGGTGACGCAAACGCCGGGAAGCAGCGGTGTTGCCGAAGCAGTGGCCGGCGGTGCGGTGACGGTGGCCAACGGCATGGGCATGATCCCCTCTCTGGTCACCGCCATCGTCAGCGGCCTGCAATTCAGCGGCGCAGCCAGCCTCGATGACGCCGGCGCACTGGTTTTCAGCGCCGAGGGCGGCGGTGCGGGTGCCTGCCCCAAGGGCGGCTCGGCCACCAGCACCGGCAGCTTCCCCAACCTGAACGCAACCCTGACCAACTGCACGCTCGCCACCGCCGACGGCCTGCTCGTGCTCAACGGCACCGTGGCCTTGAACGGCTTCCTCACCATCAACATGACCGTGAACGTCGAAGTGCAGTTCAAAGACCCCACCGGCACTACCACACGGATGACCGCCACCGCCACCAACCTCGCCGGCACCATCAGCCCCAGCCTCGGCGGCAGTTGCTACGTCACGGCGGCGACGCTGCAGATCACCGGCGGGAGCTTGAGCCTGGACATTCCGGGAGTCGGCAGCACTAGCGTTACCTTCGACAACACCAGCGTGGCGGTTTCGGTTGCCAACTTCAACGCCGACTGCGTACCGGTGAAGTACACGCTCACTTTCAACGGCACCGCGACCTTGGCGGTCACCTCGACCGCCGGTGCGGCCGCGACCAACTCGTTCGCGGTGACCTTCAACAACTTCGTCATCGGCCAGGACGCGCGCACCGCGCCGACGCAAACGACTCTCGACGGGGGTATCACCGCCGCTTGCTTCGGCGGTACGATGACGTTGCAGACGCTGACGCCGCTGACCCAAGCGGTTGGACAAGCCTGCCCCAACAGCGGGGTGATTCGTGTCACGCCGGCAGCCGGCTCGGCCTTCGATATCCGCTATCTCGCCGGCGGCCAGGTCGCCCTCGACACCAACCTCGACGGCACCGCCGAGCAGACCTATCCGTCGTGCCTGTCGCCGCAGCTACTCACTTGCGCCGGCGCCAACACCCCGACACCAACCCGCACTGTCACCGGCGGCACCGCCGCGACCAGCACGCCGACTACGCCAGTGCCGCCGACTGCGACCGCGACGGGGACGCGTTCCGGCACGCCGCCTCACAGCGCCACGCCGACGCGAACGGCGCCGGGCACGGTCTTGTCCACGGCTACGCCGACTCCGACCACAACTCCCGGCACTTACGTGTACTGTGACACCATCACCGAGCCGCTGGCGATTCCCGATGCGGAACTCGACGACGAGGGCTACTACATCGGGGCGCTCGACTACATCGATATCCCCGACAACCTACCGATCACCGACGTCAATGTCCGCGTGCAAGTCGATCACACCTGGATCGGCGACCTGGTGGTGTTCGTCGATCACTTGGAGACCGAGACCTTCGCCACCTTGCTCGATCGGCCCGGCCGGCCGGCAAACGACTACGGCTGCAGCAAAGACAACCTCGAGTGCACCTTCGATGACCAGGCCGCGGCCCCGGCCGAGGACGAGTGCTCGGAAACGCCGCCCGCGATCGGCGGCAGCGTCAGCCCGACCGAGCCGCTCGACGTCTTCAACGGCGAGAGCAGCCAGGGCACGTGGGTGTTGAGCGTCTACGACGTCAGCGCGCAAGACTCCGGCAGTCTGGTGCACTGGTGTGTGGAGATTCGCTAGCCCAGCCGCCGCGGGTAGTTGAGCTTGTTCGCAGCTGAACCCCTCACCCCTCTCCCCGCACAGCGATGCAGGGAGAGGGAGCAATACCCGCAGGGATGCCGGTAGCTCTGCCTACGATTACGGTGACGCATCCTGCAGGGTCTGCTGTCCCGGATGGGAGAGGATCAAGGTGAGACGCCGCGCTCGTACTAGAGCGCGACCAACACTCCTTCGCTCGGCCCCAGGGCCAGCGCTTGCAACGTTATGGAACTACCTGTGACCCGGCCGGCAGCGGTCGTCGACAGCTCGAGGCGGCCGGACTCGAACGGCAACGACACCGTGCGGGCCGCGCCGGCGAAGTTCAAGGCGATCAGCCGGCGCTCGCCGTCGTGCTGGCGCAGGTAGACGAAGGTGTCGGGGGTGCTGGGCAAGGCCCGGTAAGTGCCGCGGGTGAGCGCAGGTGATTGCTTGCGGTACCAGATCAGGCGTCGATAGAAGCTCAGCAACGAGCCGGGGTCGCGCTGCTCGGCGGCGACGTTGATACGCTCGTGCTCTGCCGCCAGCGGCAACCAGGCATCGGCGGCGGTGGTGAAGCCGGCCAGCGGCCCGGCGGTCCACTGCATCGGCGTGCGGCAGGGGTCGCGGCCGACGGCGGGGAAACGCTTGCCGACCGGATCACAGATGCGCTCGGGCGGGATGACGCCGTCCTGCATGCCGATCTCGTCGCCGTAGTAAAGGAACGGCGTGCCCCGCAGTGTCAGCAGCATGAGCGCGGCCACGCGGGCACGGGCGTCGCCGTGAACGCGGTCGTCGAAGCGCGTGCGGTGGCGGGGGGCGTCGTGGCTCGAAAGGACGTAAGTCGGCTGCGCCCCGGCCGGCAACAGGGCTTCAACCTGCGCCACCTGCTCGCGAAACGCCGCCGCGTCCCACGGTGTCCACATGAAGCTGAAGTTGAACGCCAGCGGGAGCTCGTCATCGCCGTTGCCGTAGTAGGCGGCGACGCGCTGCGGGTCGAGGATGTAGACCTCGCCCACCATTGTGCGCTCGCCGTAGCGCTCGAGGATGCGCCGCCAGCCGCGGATGATGCCGTGCACCTCGGGTTGATCTTCGTCGTAACGATGCACCTGGCCGCCGTAGTGCTTGATCGGATGCTCCTCCTCCGGCGCCGGCGGCGGGTTGGAGCGTAGCGCCGCGTCCTTCACCATCTTGTGGATCACATCGACACGGAAGCCATCGACGCCCCGGTCGAGCCAGAACTCGATCACCCGCTCCATCGCCGCCGCCACCGCCGGGTTGCGGTAGTTCAGGTCCGGCTGTTCGGCCAGAAATGAGTGCAGATAGTACTGCCCGGTGGCGTCATCGCGGCTCCAGGCGGGCCCACCGAAGGAACTCGCCCAGTTGTTGGGCGGGCCGCCGTCCGGTGCCGGATCACGCCAGATGTACCAGTCGCGCCGGGCATCGGTGCGCGAGCTGCGCGCGGCCCGAAACCACGGGTGCAGGTGCGAGGTGTGGTTGGGCACGAGATCGAGAATGATGCGGATATTGCGCCGGTGGGCTTCGGCGATCAGCTCGTCGAGCTCGCTCAGGGTACCGAACAGCGGCTCGACTCCGCAGTAGTCGCTGACGTCATAGCCGAAGTCGAACATCGGCGACGGGTTGATCGGCGTCAGCCAGAGCGCATCGACGCCGAGGGAGTTCTCGGTGCCGTCATTCAAGTAATCCAGCCGTTGCGTAATGCCGGCGAGATCACCGACGCCGTCACCGTTGCTGTCCTGAAAGCTGCGCACGTAGATCTCGTAGCAGACCGCTTCGCGCCACCATTGCACCGACATGCCGGCGGGCATAGCGAAGGGGCGAAGAGGAGTCCAGCCGGGAAAGCGTCCGAATGCTGTGGGGTGGGGGGGGGTAAGCGGATAGACCCGAGCGAGGAGACCCACAAGTTTGGCGCGCGCCCCCTCAGCCCGCCGGTTCCGGCAGGGTGAAGTAGAAGGTGGCGCCCTGTTCGGGCAGGCTTTCGGCCCAGATGCGGCCGCCGTGGCGTTCGATGATGCGCCGCACGGTGGCCAGACCGATACCCGAGCCCTCGAACTCCGAGCTCGAGTGCAGGCGCTGGAAAGGGCCGAAGAGTTTCTGCGCGTAAGTCATGTCGAAGCCGGCGCCGTCGTCGCGCACGAAATAGACCGCCTGGGGTTGGCTGCTGGCCGGCTCTTCGTCCTCGGCGGCGCGCGCGCCCGGCGCTAGCTCCGCCGTGCCGAACTCGATCCGGGCAGTGGCGTGTTTGCCGGTATACTTACAGGCATTGCCGAGCAGGTTGTCGAGCACAACGCGCAGCAGCCGAGAGTCGCCGTAAGCCATCACGCCTTCGGCAATGATGAAACTAACCACGCGCTCGGGTTGCCCGCGCCCCAAATCGGCAGCGGCCGCCCGCGCCAGCGCGCTCATATCGACAGCGCTGCGGTGCATCTCGGCGCGCGTCAGGCGGGCCAACTCGAGCATGCCGTCGATCAGCTCGTTCATCCGCTGCACGGAATTATCGACGCGCTCCAGGTAGTGACGGCCTTCGCCGTTGAGCCGGTCGGCGTAGTCGATGCGCAGCAGGCGGCTGAAGCCGGCAATCGCCCGCAGCGGCGAGCGCAAGTCGTGCGAGACCGAGTAGCTAAAAGCCTCCAGCTCCTTGTTCGCCGCCGTCAGCTCGGCGGTGCGCTCTCTTACCCGTTGTTCGAGATCGGTGTTGAGTCGGCGCAGTTGCTCCTCGATGTGGCGCTCGTAGGTAACGTCGCGGGTGACTTGCACGTAGTTGCTGATCTCTCCGCGCGCGTCGCGCACGGGCGAGGTGACAACTTCACCCTCGTAGGTCGTGCCGTCCTTGCGCCGGTTGATACAATGCCCGGCCCAGACCTTACCGTGCGTGAGCGCGTCCCTCATGGCGTCGTAGTGCTCCGCTCCGTGCTGGCCGCTCTTGAGCAGGCGGGGATACTGCCCGATGACTTCCGCCCGGGTGTAGCCGGTGAGCCGCTCGAAGGCCGGGTTGACGTAGACGATAGCGCCGTCGGGCTTGGTGATCATCACCGACTCGGCCGCCTGCTCGATGGCGGCCGACAGTCGGGCGCGCTCCTCTTCCGCCCGCTTGCGCTCGGTGATGTCTTCCCAGATCGATACCAGATGAGTGATCTCGCCGCGGGCATCGCGCACCGGGGCGATGTTGTGCTCGGCGACGAACAGCTCGCCGCTCTTGCGCCGGCTGATGATTTCGCCGTGCCAGACCTGGCCGGAGAGAACCGTCTCCCATAGCTGCTGGTAAAAGGCCCGGTCGTGCTCGCCGGACTTGAGGATGCGAGGGTTGTGGCCGATCGCCTCCTCCCTGCGGTAGCCGGTATAGCGCTCGAAGGCCGGGTTGACATACTCGATGACGCCGGCGCGGTTGGTGATCACCACCGACTCGCCCGCTTGCTCCACGGCCGAAATCAGACGCGCCCGCTCTTCTTCCAGCTGCTTGCGCTCGGTGGTGTCGCGGCAATTGACCACGATGGCCCCCACCGCCGGCTCGCTCAACAAGTTGGTGGCCACCACCTCCACCCAACGCCAGTCACCGTCCTGGCGGCGCACGCGATACTCGTTGCCGGTGACGTCGCCCGAGCGTTGAATGAACGCAGCCATCCGGCTGGTGATCTGAGGTTGATCGTCGGCGTGGGTGACTTCAAACACGCTGCGCCCCACCAGCTCGCCCTCTTCGTATCCCAGAATCCGGCGGATGGCCGGGCTGGCGTAGGCAATCGTGCCGTCGGGATGAACCAGGGCGACGCCGTCGGCGCTCTGCTCGGTCAAGGCGCGGAAACGCTGCTCGCTGGTTTGCAGCGCGGCCTCGGCCCGGCGCCGCTCGGCGTCGATTTGGTCCAGCATGCGCGCGTTCAGCACGGCTAAGATCGCGAACATGATGCTGGCGGCCACCGCCATCAGCGACAGACCGAACTCCGTCTGGTAAAGGCCCGCGCGCTGCCCGGTCAGCCGTATCCAACCGAGGATCAGCAATACCGCGATGGCCGGTACCAAGAGGCGGCGGATCACCACCCCGCCGGGACCATCGCTGGTAACCAGCACCGCAATGCCCTGCGCGGGCCGAGCACACAGCACCCCGAGGCTCAGCAGCCCCAGCGCCACGGCGGTGTGCAACGCCATCGCCGAGCTCGCTGCCATCCGGTACAGCATCGGTACGCCGTAGACGTAACCCACCAGGGCGACGAAGGAGATGGCGGCAGCCACCAGCGCGAGCATTTGTGCCGGCCGGTGCCGCCAACGGCCGTTGGTGTCGAGCAGCAGCAGCGCCCCCGCGAGTAGCAGTAGGCAAAGCGCGGTCTCGACCGCCATCCGCCCGGGGTGAACGGTCTCGACTGCTCCCGCCACTTCTCGGAACAGCAACTGGTCGATGCCGAAGTCAAATCCCAGCAGGTATTCGCCGAGCGTGAGCGCGCTGAGCACGGCGACCGCCCCGGCAGCGATGCGCGAGCCGCGGTGACGATTGGGCTCGGCCGCCTCGTACCACAGCGCGCCACCGAGCAACACCAGCGCTAGGGCGGAGTTGGCCTTCATGGTGGCCAGCTCGGGAACTACGCTCTTCAGGACGGCAATGTC is a genomic window of Deltaproteobacteria bacterium containing:
- a CDS encoding PAS domain S-box protein, whose protein sequence is MAEGWRFVGVRAPKERSLSLFARTAGQIVTGIGGLALLGWAADIAVLKSVVPELATMKANSALALVLLGGALWYEAAEPNRHRGSRIAAGAVAVLSALTLGEYLLGFDFGIDQLLFREVAGAVETVHPGRMAVETALCLLLLAGALLLLDTNGRWRHRPAQMLALVAAAISFVALVGYVYGVPMLYRMAASSAMALHTAVALGLLSLGVLCARPAQGIAVLVTSDGPGGVVIRRLLVPAIAVLLILGWIRLTGQRAGLYQTEFGLSLMAVAASIMFAILAVLNARMLDQIDAERRRAEAALQTSEQRFRALTEQSADGVALVHPDGTIAYASPAIRRILGYEEGELVGRSVFEVTHADDQPQITSRMAAFIQRSGDVTGNEYRVRRQDGDWRWVEVVATNLLSEPAVGAIVVNCRDTTERKQLEEERARLISAVEQAGESVVITNRAGVIEYVNPAFERYTGYRREEAIGHNPRILKSGEHDRAFYQQLWETVLSGQVWHGEIISRRKSGELFVAEHNIAPVRDARGEITHLVSIWEDITERKRAEEERARLSAAIEQAAESVMITKPDGAIVYVNPAFERLTGYTRAEVIGQYPRLLKSGQHGAEHYDAMRDALTHGKVWAGHCINRRKDGTTYEGEVVTSPVRDARGEISNYVQVTRDVTYERHIEEQLRRLNTDLEQRVRERTAELTAANKELEAFSYSVSHDLRSPLRAIAGFSRLLRIDYADRLNGEGRHYLERVDNSVQRMNELIDGMLELARLTRAEMHRSAVDMSALARAAAADLGRGQPERVVSFIIAEGVMAYGDSRLLRVVLDNLLGNACKYTGKHATARIEFGTAELAPGARAAEDEEPASSQPQAVYFVRDDGAGFDMTYAQKLFGPFQRLHSSSEFEGSGIGLATVRRIIERHGGRIWAESLPEQGATFYFTLPEPAG
- a CDS encoding DUF3459 domain-containing protein, translated to MSVQWWREAVCYEIYVRSFQDSNGDGVGDLAGITQRLDYLNDGTENSLGVDALWLTPINPSPMFDFGYDVSDYCGVEPLFGTLSELDELIAEAHRRNIRIILDLVPNHTSHLHPWFRAARSSRTDARRDWYIWRDPAPDGGPPNNWASSFGGPAWSRDDATGQYYLHSFLAEQPDLNYRNPAVAAAMERVIEFWLDRGVDGFRVDVIHKMVKDAALRSNPPPAPEEEHPIKHYGGQVHRYDEDQPEVHGIIRGWRRILERYGERTMVGEVYILDPQRVAAYYGNGDDELPLAFNFSFMWTPWDAAAFREQVAQVEALLPAGAQPTYVLSSHDAPRHRTRFDDRVHGDARARVAALMLLTLRGTPFLYYGDEIGMQDGVIPPERICDPVGKRFPAVGRDPCRTPMQWTAGPLAGFTTAADAWLPLAAEHERINVAAEQRDPGSLLSFYRRLIWYRKQSPALTRGTYRALPSTPDTFVYLRQHDGERRLIALNFAGAARTVSLPFESGRLELSTTAAGRVTGSSITLQALALGPSEGVLVAL